In the Leptolyngbya sp. FACHB-261 genome, one interval contains:
- a CDS encoding gas vesicle protein K codes for MSDPLESQPEAGPLKLKQSESGLAPLVLTVVELLRQLMEAQVIRRMEAEQLSDAEIERAANSLQAIEQQIFNVCEVLDIDPEKLNLDLGDAGSLLPKPGSYYPGRPSEKASILELLDRLITTGVVIEGDIDLGVAQLDLIHLKLRLLLTSSSKLQ; via the coding sequence GTGAGTGATCCCCTAGAATCTCAGCCTGAGGCGGGTCCACTGAAATTGAAGCAGAGTGAGTCAGGACTAGCGCCCCTAGTGCTGACCGTGGTGGAATTGCTGCGTCAGCTGATGGAAGCGCAGGTCATCCGCCGTATGGAAGCTGAACAACTCAGCGACGCCGAGATCGAGCGAGCAGCCAATAGTTTGCAAGCCATTGAGCAGCAAATTTTCAATGTCTGTGAGGTGCTCGATATTGATCCCGAGAAGCTAAATCTTGATTTGGGCGATGCAGGTTCGCTGTTGCCTAAACCGGGTAGTTACTATCCAGGACGGCCTTCTGAAAAGGCGTCTATTTTGGAACTGCTCGACCGGCTGATTACGACTGGTGTTGTCATTGAAGGTGACATTGATCTCGGCGTCGCTCAACTTGACCTTATCCACTTGAAGCTGCGCCTGCTACTCACTTCTAGTTCAAAACTTCAGTAA
- the gnd gene encoding decarboxylating NADP(+)-dependent phosphogluconate dehydrogenase: MTKQSFGLIGLAVMGENLALNIERNGFPIAVYNRTSEKTDEFMKKRAGGKQVKPTYSLEELVDSLERPRKVMIMVKAGGPVDAVINQLKPLLEPGDIIIDGGNSLFNDTDRRTVELEAAGLQFIGMGVSGGEEGALHGPSLMPGGQKSAYQSIEPIVNKIAAQVSDGPCVTYIGPKSAGHYVKMVHNGIEYGDMQLIAEAYDLLKNVAGLDRKDLHETFKEWNTTEELESFLIEITADIFTKLDDTTGQPLVEVILDAAGQKGTGRWTVMTSLEMGVPIPTIVAAVNARVMSSLKNERVAASKSLPGPEGKYSGDIKSFVNDVRDALYCSKICSYAQGMALLQKASKEFGYELHLGEIARIWKGGCIIRAGFLNKIQTAFGQNPELPNLLLSDYFRETILAKQAAWRNVIATAAKLGVACPAFSASLDYFDSYRSARLPQNLTQAQRDYFGAHTYERVDQPGSFHTEWTPVDQASLSLGTTD; encoded by the coding sequence ATGACAAAGCAAAGCTTTGGTCTAATCGGTCTAGCTGTAATGGGTGAAAACCTAGCGCTCAACATCGAGCGCAACGGCTTCCCTATCGCGGTCTATAACCGGACCTCCGAAAAAACCGATGAGTTCATGAAGAAGCGGGCGGGTGGCAAGCAAGTTAAGCCTACCTATTCCCTCGAAGAACTGGTCGACTCCTTGGAGCGCCCACGCAAAGTGATGATCATGGTGAAAGCCGGCGGACCGGTGGACGCGGTGATCAACCAGCTCAAGCCTCTGCTAGAGCCAGGAGACATTATTATTGACGGCGGCAACTCGCTGTTTAACGACACTGACCGGCGCACGGTAGAACTTGAAGCGGCGGGCTTGCAGTTCATCGGTATGGGTGTGAGCGGCGGCGAAGAAGGCGCCCTACATGGTCCCAGTCTGATGCCGGGTGGACAAAAGTCTGCCTATCAATCCATCGAGCCGATCGTGAATAAGATTGCGGCTCAGGTGTCTGACGGCCCTTGTGTGACCTACATCGGTCCTAAGAGCGCCGGTCACTACGTCAAGATGGTGCACAACGGCATTGAGTATGGCGACATGCAGCTCATTGCTGAGGCTTATGACCTGCTCAAAAACGTCGCTGGGCTGGATCGCAAAGACCTGCACGAGACTTTTAAGGAGTGGAACACGACAGAAGAACTGGAGTCGTTCCTAATTGAGATCACGGCAGATATTTTCACCAAGCTGGATGACACAACAGGGCAACCCCTGGTGGAAGTGATCCTCGATGCGGCTGGTCAAAAGGGCACCGGACGCTGGACGGTGATGACTTCGCTAGAAATGGGCGTACCGATCCCCACGATTGTCGCGGCGGTGAATGCGCGGGTGATGTCGTCGCTCAAGAATGAGCGCGTCGCTGCCTCCAAGAGTCTGCCGGGTCCGGAAGGTAAGTACAGTGGGGACATCAAATCCTTTGTCAACGATGTCCGTGATGCGCTGTACTGCTCCAAAATCTGCTCCTACGCTCAGGGCATGGCACTGTTGCAGAAAGCCTCGAAGGAGTTTGGTTACGAACTCCACCTCGGTGAGATCGCCCGTATCTGGAAGGGTGGCTGCATTATCCGAGCGGGCTTCTTGAACAAAATTCAGACGGCGTTTGGTCAAAACCCCGAACTGCCCAATCTGCTGCTCAGCGACTACTTCCGTGAGACGATCCTAGCGAAGCAGGCTGCTTGGCGGAACGTCATTGCAACAGCGGCCAAACTCGGCGTTGCCTGTCCTGCTTTCAGCGCCTCGCTAGATTATTTTGACAGCTACCGCAGCGCCCGTCTGCCGCAGAACCTCACCCAGGCCCAACGCGACTACTTCGGGGCTCACACCTACGAGCGTGTTGATCAACCTGGCAGCTTCCACACCGAATGGACCCCTGTCGATCAGGCTTCGCTCTCACTCGGAACCACAGACTAA